Proteins from a genomic interval of Daphnia pulex isolate KAP4 chromosome 4, ASM2113471v1:
- the LOC124192579 gene encoding transmembrane protein 107-like produces MVLRGVYSVVIPTRFLTLLAHFFILVCLLWDKEENLRLCLLKYDTEYAGYFHNEYVISLALSLTSVAFEFFGFLCGISMFSELHSLLSIVCHTVAAFMWSISYIEQWDCSSPYSWYLFIFCSGLPLTSELAVFISFIRRVNLR; encoded by the exons ATGGTTTTAAGAGGTGTGTATTCAGTTGTTATTCCGACGAGATTTCTTACTTTATTAGCTCACTTCTTTATTCTTGTGTGTCTTCTTTGGGATAAA GAAGAAAACTTACGCCTTTGTTTGCTCAAGTATGACACGGAGTATGCCGGCTACTTCCATAATGA GTATGTAATAAGCTTAGCGTTAAGCTTGACCTCAGTGGCATTCGAATTCTTTGGGTTTCTGTGTGGCATTTCCATGTTCTCCGAACTTCACAGCCTCCTAT CGATTGTGTGCCACACAGTTGCTGCCTTCATGTGGTCGATTTCTTACATTGAGCAATGGGATTGTTCTTCACCGTACAGCTGgtaccttttcattttctgttcgGGCCTTCCGTTGACATCAGAGTTGGCCGTTTTCATCAGTTTCATACGTCGTGTTAATTTACGCTAA